A window of the Henckelia pumila isolate YLH828 chromosome 3, ASM3356847v2, whole genome shotgun sequence genome harbors these coding sequences:
- the LOC140888105 gene encoding uncharacterized protein, with protein sequence MKHCPNAMIALDQRFMTRCLGFQRVLSNFSGHIWVFLADDVKAECVLDHAQFLHLRTSAPFLPTHVFCSFVYAKCHYILRRDLWAFLLQVKPVGGPWLVGGDFNVVRDAFECLGSSGGRQLPMDEFNHFVLESALVDAGFEGSSVEHLSRTVLDHCPLLVSAPVFARGPSSFRFQSMWTWHPGFLQTVRLNWNMPCSLQGMPKLFAKLKRLKGHLKWWNRDVFRNLFDKIAEAERSVRLAEAACEADPSEHSWTLLSRCNEELSRVTSMEADFWKQKAACNWLEDGERNTKLFHNMVKKKNVVNKIFRIWEDGNCLTSPGLIKQSGAAYFERLLTGDPFVLDLPDFSGFSSEISEEENHSFAAAPSLEEVRAVVFSIPRDSLAGPDGFSLVFFQSCWDFVQHDVMDAVLDFFRGSLMPQGFTATTITLIPKVEGAQAWTDFRPISLCNVSNKIISKLLYSRLRSVVGRLVSQIQSGFVPGSMIADNILLAHELTHSLNLPARGGNVILKLDMSKAYDRVQWSFLLDVLRRFGFSEQVVRMVRACISFCKFSVNFNGTPAGFFASSRGLRQGDPLSPLLFVFGAEYLSRGLDRLFLQHADLRYRSGCDLPISHLAYADDVIIFANGGSRGHQHLKDFLAHYENCSGQLVNVAKSSIIFPPGWTARRRSRLLQITGFAEGQLPLKYLGAPLFRGNRKCSLFDPLLQSVRKKLEGWESHSLAPGSRMTLIRSVLLSIPIYLCQVIQPPLAVLEKLERIFNAFLWGSRPLEKKWHWACWSRACLLVKEGGLGFRRLKDIVDSFSMKLWFRFRQGSSLWARFLSRKYCRTVSPICAPSRGAISPTWRRLLQIRPRAEPGIRWRIGLGDVSFWDDTWLGDALLSSRCNVRGDRCVRVFSFLLEGDWDFDLLCAVVAPLVVEEIVQIPVLVDEPDATIWIHSTDGAFSVRSAWEQVRPRGSVSDIFNPCWGRWMRPTMSFFLWRFWHRWFPVDEVLQQRGFSLVSNCQCCEMSETFTHIFIDGPIARSVWHFFGAIFRVLIPATENFSLFLSAWKRGREWSPGGNVREFIPFVVLWFLWTARNDTKHRHLPYFAEKVKFQILSYLRLAHSATVIKPRIWLGALQAARKMGISVGLQRIHKTAIVRWLRPPPRSFKLNVDGSSRELWAIWRGILLCSDLSLFPLWIETDSQIAIQIHRSRRCRWDLDHIVSRTRVLVRNRPFHFSHIYREGNSVADALARQAHDHRQCLLEIGVPLTTPIAALACTALRPFSGVFGVSLFPCRLLCFFRVMDHQAFIVLLLAWFLLLFGCFVGGLSCPSLFGFLVFLGVRLWLEFPSPFSFFFALGLLVCSRSSFSSRPMYSDFPTDHDFWTYLLHSFDLLFSSGWCQPLFAL encoded by the exons atgAAGCATTGTCCTAATGCGATGATTGCACTTGACCAGCGCTTCATGACCCGTTGCCTTGGTTTCCAGAGAGTTCTGTCGAATTTCTCTGGTCATATTTGGGTTTTTTTGGCGGACGATGTGAAGGCGGAGTGTGTCCTTGATCACGCTCAGTTCCTCCATCTTCGCACGTCGGCTCCTTTTTTGCCGACCCATGTTTTTTGCTCTTTCGTGTATGCCAAGTGTCACTACATTTTACGGCGCGACTTGTGGGCTTTTTTGCTGCAGGTCAAGCCTGTTGGTGGTCCTTGGCTTGTCGGGGGGGATTTTAATGTCGTGAGGGATGCCTTCGAGTGTCTTGGCTCTTCTGGTGGGAGGCAGCTCCCCATGGACGAGTTTAATCATTTTGTTTTGGAGTCTGCGCTGGTTGACGCTGGTTTTGAGGGCTCTTC GGTTGAACACCTCAGTCGCACGGTTTTGGATCATTGTCCTCTTTTGGTGTCTGCTCCTGTCTTTGCTCGGGGGCCGAGCTCGTTTCGGTTCCAGAGCATGTGGACTTGGCACCCGGGGTTCCTTCAAACCGTCAGGCTGAACTGGAACATGCCCTGCTCTTTGCAAGGCATGCCCAAGCTCTTTGCCAAGCTGAAACGGTTGAAGGGCCACCTCAAGTGGTGGAACCGGGATGTTTTTAGGAACCTTTTTGATAAGATCGCTGAGGCGGAGAGGTCGGTTAGACTGGCTGAGGCTGCCTGTGAAGCGGATCCCTCTGAGCATAGCTGGACCCTCTTGTCCAGATGCAATGAGGAGCTGTCTAGAGTCACCTCTATGGAAGCAGATTTTTGGAAGCAGAAAGCTGCTTGTAATTGGCTTGAGGACGGGGAGAGGAATACGAAGCTTTTCCACAACAtggtgaagaagaagaatgtGGTTAATAAGATCTTTCGTATTTGGGAGGATGGTAATTGCCTCACCTCTCCTGGTCTCATCAAGCAGTCTGGGGCTGCCTATTTCGAGCGCCTCCTCACTGGAGATCCTTTTGTCCTGGATCTTCCAGATTTTTCTGGCTTCTCCTCGGAGATTTCGGAGGAGGAGAACCATAGCTTTGCCGCCGCACCTTCCTTGGAGGAGGTACGTGCTGTCGTCTTTTCCATCCCTCGGGATAGTTTGGCGGGCCCCGatgggttttctttggtttttttTCAAAGCTGTTGGGATTTTGTGCAGCATGATGTCATGGACGCTGTCCTTGATTTCTTTCGGGGCTCTCTTATGCCCCAGGGCTTCACTGCCACCACGATCACTTTGATCCCCAAAGTCGAGGGTGCGCAAGCTTGGACGGACTTTCGTCCCATCAGCTTGTGTAATGTTTCCAACAAGATTATCTCGAAGCTTTTATACTCTCGTCTGCGGTCGGTGGTGGGAAGACTCGTTTCTCAGATTCAGAGTGGCTTTGTGCCGGGGTCGATGATTGCTGACAATATCCTTCTCGCGCATGAGCTCACTCACAGTCTTAATCTCCCTGCCCGTGGTGGTAATGTCATTCTGAAATTGGACATGTCTAAGGCCTATGATAGAGTCCAATGGTCTTTTCTTCTGGATGTCCTCCGAAGGTTTGGTTTTTCGGAGCAGGTTGTGAGAATGGTGAGGGCTTGCATTTCTTTTTGCAAGTTCTCGGTTAATTTCAATGGCACCCCTGCTGGTTTCTTTGCTTCCTCGAGGGGCCTGAGACAGGGTGACCCGTTATCTCCCCTCCTATTTGTTTTTGGAGCGGAGTATCTGTCCCGTGGCTTGGACCGGTTGTTCCTCCAGCATGCTGATTTGAGGTATCGGTCTGGGTGTGATTTGCCGATTTCCCATTTGGCCTATGCTGACGATGTCATTATTTTTGCCAATGGGGGATCCCGTGGTCATCAGCATCTCAAAGATTTTCTGGCTCACTATGAAAATTGCTCGGGCCAGCTCGTTAATGTGGCCAAGAGTTCTATTATCTTTCCTCCAGGCTGGACCGCTCGTCGCCGCTCCCGTTTGCTGCAAATCACTGGATTTGCGGAGGGGCAGCTGCCCTTGAAATACCTTGGAGCTCCGCTTTTCCGTGGGAACCGCAAGTGCTCTCTCTTTGATCCTCTTCTACAGTCGGTCCGAAAAAAGCTGGAGGGCTGGGAGTCCCATTCCCTTGCTCCTGGGAGTAGGATGACGCTGATCCGTAGTGTGCTCCTTTCGATACCGATCTATCTCTGCCAGGTGATCCAGCCTCCTTTGGCTGTTTTGGAGAAATTGGAGCGTATTTTCAATGCTTTTCTTTGGGGCTCCAGACCCTTAGAGAAGAAGTGGCACTGGGCCTGCTGGTCTCGCGCCTGTCTCCTTGTGAAAGAAGGAGGCCTGGGTTTTCGCAGGCTCAAGGACATTGTTGACAGCTTTTCCATGAAGCTGTGGTTCAGATTCCGGCAGGGTTCCTCTCTCTGGGCGAGATTCCTTTCGAGAAAGTATTGCCGGACTGTCAGCCCTATTTGTGCTCCTTCTCGTGGAGCCATTTCCCCCACTTGGAGGCGCTTGCTTCAGATTAGACCTCGTGCAGAGCCTGGTATCCGGTGGAGGATTGGTCTTGGGGATGTCTCTTTTTGGGATGATACTTGGTTGGGTGATGCCCTTTTGTCGAGCAGGTGTAATGTCAGAGGGGAtcggtgtgtgcgtgttttcagCTTCCTTTTGGAGGGAGACTGGGATTTTGATCTCCTTTGCGCTGTCGTCGCTCCCTTGGTGGTGGAGGAGATCGTTCAGATTCCTGTTTTGGTGGATGAGCCGGATGCGACTATCTGGATCCACAGCACCGATGGTGCCTTTTCTGTGAGATCTGCTTGGGAGCAGGTCAGACCGAGAGGCTCGGTCTCGGATATCTTTAATCCATGTTGGGGTCGCTGGATGAGGCCCACCATGTCCTTCTTTCTGTGGAGGTTTTGGCATCGGTGGTTTCCTGTGGATGAGGTGCTCCAGCAGCGGGGTTTCTCCCTTGTGTCCAACTGCCAGTGCTGTGAGATGTCGGAGACATTCACTCACATTTTCATCGACGGTCCCATCGCCCGCTCTGTGTGGCATTTCTTTGGGGCTATCTTTAGAGTTCTCATCCCTGCCACTGAGAACTTTAGTCTGTTTCTCAGTGCTTGGAAAAGGGGTCGCGAGTGGTCTCCGGGGGGTAATGTGAGGGAATTCATTCCTTTTGTCGTGCTTTGGTTCCTCTGGACTGCACGCAATGATACTAAGCACCGTCACTTACCCTACTTTGCGGAGAAGGTTAAGTTCCAAATTTTGTCTTATTTGAGACTTGCTCATTCCGCAACTGTTATCAAGCCCCGTATTTGGCTGGGGGCTTTGCAGGCTGCGAGGAAGATGGGCATTTCGGTCGGCCTCCAACGGATTCACAAGACTGCGATCGTCCGTTGGTTGAGGCCTCCACCTAGGTCCTTCAAGCTCAATGTGGATGGGAGCTCGAGAG AACTCTGGGCGATTTGGAGGGGTATTCTTCTCTGTTCTGACCTTAGCCTTTTTCCCCTTTGGATTGAGACTGATTCCCAGATTGCCATTCAGATTCATAGATCTCGGAGGTGCCGCTGGGATTTGGACCATATTGTTTCGAGGACTCGTGTTTTGGTGCGGAATAGGCCGTTTCATTTCTCGCATATCTATCGGGAAGGGAATTCGGTTGCGGATGCGTTGGCGCGGCAGGCTCATGATCATAGGCAGTGCTTGTTGGAGATTGGTGTTCCTTTAACCACTCCCATCGCTGCGTTGGCCT gTACAGCTCTCCGGCCCTTTTCCGGAGTTTTTGGAGTTAGTCTGTTCCCCTGTCGCTTGCTTTGCTTCTTCAGGGTGATGGATCACCAGGCGTTCATTGTGCTTCTCCTTGCCTGGTTCTTGCTGTTGTTTGGATGTTTTGTGGGCGGTCTCTCGTGCCCCTCGCTTTTTGGATTTCTAGTCTTCTTGGGAGTTAGGTTATGGCTTGAGTTTCCTTCGCCATTTTCCTTCTTTTTTGCTCTGGGCCTGCTGGTTTGCAGTCGCTCCTCTTTTTCCTCACGGCCTATGTATAGTGACTTCCCAACTGATCATGACTTTTGGACATATTTGTTGCATAGCTTTGATCTGTTGTTCAGCTCTGGATGGTGCCAACCTCTTTTCGCGCTTTAG